Proteins encoded by one window of Roseibium sp. Sym1:
- the ngg gene encoding N-acetylglutaminylglutamine synthetase has product MAENEPSRPKGAFDHRLKRMREHGLKPEYRLEQETEAQKDRYINCGWGRLVFANTYQDTGKLVEVLRNERPDRRDIAFYVRDPHVLVGSAPQELFLDPSHTFRLNLATYRPARSRRRGFTVRRLSSRSDAEAINELYISRGMVPVPPEFFWSDLDPRTTTILVAEEDDTGTIVGTAMGIDHNRATSGADQGSSLWCLAVSPQARFPGVGEALVRRLAEVFKGKGIPHMDLSVLHDNELAIGLYEKLGFERVPYFTVKRKNTINESLFAGPALEDKLNPYATIIVNEARRRGIQTEIIDAQGGFFRLSYGGRSVACRESLSEFTSAVAMSICDDKATTRRIVERAGVEVPDQVLAGSADEISAFLDKHGSVVVKPARGEQGKGIAIGLTTTEDIMAAVEVARTFSNDVLIEECVTGQDLRLVVIDYKVVAAALRKPAEITGNGKATIRELIEFQSRRRSAATGGESRIVIDDEVDRCLQANGYTLEDVLPEGQVLPVRRTANLHTGGTIHDVTGETHHTLIDAAIKAARAIEIPVTGIDLMVKDPRQPEYRFIEANERPGLANHEPQPTAERFVDFLFPLSVPQPVRTTLNRAGT; this is encoded by the coding sequence ATGGCCGAAAATGAACCTTCCCGCCCGAAGGGCGCGTTCGACCATCGCCTGAAGCGCATGCGCGAGCACGGGCTCAAGCCGGAATACCGGCTTGAACAGGAAACCGAGGCCCAGAAGGACCGCTACATCAATTGCGGCTGGGGCCGCCTCGTGTTCGCCAACACCTATCAGGACACCGGCAAGCTGGTCGAGGTCCTGCGCAACGAGCGCCCGGACCGGCGCGACATCGCCTTCTACGTGCGCGATCCGCATGTGCTGGTGGGCTCGGCACCGCAGGAACTGTTCCTGGATCCGTCCCACACGTTCCGGCTGAACCTGGCGACCTACCGTCCGGCGCGCAGCCGGCGCAGGGGGTTCACCGTGCGCCGGCTGTCCTCGCGCAGCGACGCGGAGGCAATCAACGAGCTCTATATCAGCCGGGGCATGGTTCCGGTGCCGCCGGAATTCTTCTGGTCGGACCTCGATCCGCGCACCACGACGATCCTTGTGGCGGAGGAGGACGACACCGGCACGATCGTCGGCACGGCCATGGGGATCGATCACAACCGGGCCACCAGCGGAGCCGACCAGGGCAGCTCGCTCTGGTGCCTGGCCGTTTCGCCCCAGGCCCGTTTTCCCGGTGTCGGTGAAGCGCTGGTACGCCGTCTGGCCGAGGTCTTCAAGGGCAAGGGCATACCGCACATGGACCTCTCGGTCCTGCATGACAACGAACTTGCGATCGGACTTTACGAGAAACTGGGATTCGAGCGCGTGCCGTATTTCACGGTCAAGCGCAAGAACACGATCAACGAGTCCCTGTTCGCCGGCCCGGCGCTCGAGGACAAGCTCAATCCCTACGCAACGATCATCGTAAACGAGGCGCGCCGCCGCGGCATCCAGACCGAGATCATAGACGCCCAGGGCGGTTTTTTCCGGCTGTCCTACGGCGGCCGGTCGGTCGCGTGCCGGGAATCCTTGAGCGAATTCACCAGTGCCGTCGCCATGTCCATTTGCGACGACAAGGCCACCACACGCCGGATCGTCGAACGTGCCGGCGTCGAGGTGCCTGACCAGGTGCTTGCCGGTTCGGCCGACGAGATCTCGGCCTTTCTCGACAAGCACGGTTCGGTGGTCGTCAAGCCGGCGCGCGGCGAACAGGGCAAGGGCATCGCCATCGGCCTGACCACGACCGAAGACATCATGGCGGCCGTCGAGGTTGCACGGACCTTCTCCAACGATGTCCTGATCGAGGAATGCGTCACCGGCCAGGATCTGCGGCTCGTGGTGATCGACTACAAGGTCGTTGCCGCAGCCCTGCGCAAGCCTGCCGAAATCACCGGGAACGGCAAGGCCACCATCCGGGAGCTGATCGAATTCCAGTCCCGACGACGCTCCGCGGCCACCGGCGGTGAATCAAGAATCGTTATCGACGACGAGGTCGACAGGTGCCTGCAGGCAAACGGCTACACCCTGGAGGATGTCCTGCCGGAAGGCCAGGTCCTGCCCGTCAGGCGAACGGCCAACCTGCACACCGGCGGTACCATTCACGATGTCACCGGAGAGACCCACCACACGCTCATTGATGCCGCCATCAAGGCGGCCCGGGCGATAGAAATTCCCGTCACAGGCATTGACTTGATGGTCAAAGACCCCCGACAACCTGAGTATCGCTTCATCGAAGCGAACGAACGGCCGGGGCTGGCAAATCACGAACCGCAGCCCACGGCCGAGCGCTTCGTGGATTTCCTTTTCCCCCTGTCGGTGCCACAGCCGGTCAGGACGACCTTGAACAGAGCCGGGACATGA